A segment of the Eleutherodactylus coqui strain aEleCoq1 chromosome 6, aEleCoq1.hap1, whole genome shotgun sequence genome:
TGAAACTCCTGCTGTTCTCCcgactccaccaatcagcttaacACCTTACTCCCTTAAAGTACACTATTGACAGTCATTTCATAACTGTATTAAAAAACTACCTTAGTCTTTTGCTGCATCCAATTTAAGAAAGATTCAAAAGCAGAGAAGACTAGCATATAAAATTCTATTTTTGTTCTATATATTTTTATCATATTTTTACTCTAAAACCTCAGGTCATGATTCAAGTTAACTCATTCATCATCTTCATGATCCAGGGAAGTCAGCTAATACACTATATGTGTATCCTCCTTTGGAGGCAGACAAGAAATATACCTCCAATATAAGAGAGGACACCTGTCAAAAAAACGCTTCCCTTTTCTTTCTTATTTTTCGTGCTTATAGAGGACTTGTTGCTTATGGGGTGATCATCAGTTAGCCAAGCAGTAAGGCTCACTATAATATCAAACCTATAGCTCCACAGCCCAATACCACGAAAAGATGCTTCATTTTATGCTGCCACTAGAATGCACTATTAGATGTGCACACCATATTGCAGCGACTTCATAGAGTAATCTGACATCATATGTTCCTAACCAGAATTTCAGAATCTCAGCGGAGGACCTCTTAATACAGTAAACAAAATCATTCCCATTCAATTTTTTATCCTCATGATAGGTACACAATTGCATTCATTAGCAGTATATTTTGGCCTGGCCTTCCATTTCCCTtctcatattgttctagtttaaagctttcCTGATGAATGTGGCAAGGCGCCTACCGAATATATGCTTTCTTTTCTTTGTAAGGTGccacccgtctctagcaaggagtccatcatataggtaattcaccccATGGTTTGAAAACCAACATCTCTGCTGATGGCACAGTTGACCATTTGGTGGTTCTTTCGTagaaattaaagaaaaatatatttatgaaatgctaataaatatacacacaaaaaaaagtaaaatccaAAAACATCACATCTGCTACAATTGGTGTATAGTATACTGGTGAATGAAAGCAGTTGGGGCATGAGGGGCAACCACATTCACCCTATAGTCCGACATTTACGTGGACCTAGCTCTGAATGAGGGTTTACCATATTCCCGTAGATGGTTCAATATTTGCAGTTTATTTTTACAGGTCATATTGAAGGAGAGATCTTGATTGACCTTAGCCTTGGTCCCATAATTCATCATTTGTATGCGGCCTGTGAGTTTTTCAAACACACTATAGTGCTGAAGACCAGAGACAGATGCATCATGGAGCTGAAAAGATGGCTGGACACACGTACAGGAGCATTTCATTGGGGCCATGccacacagctttatgtagacataCAGGGAAACAGGTGAAATATTTGATCAATTAATTAAAATCTCATGTTCTttttcatgtcagttttgcccagtggtttcaaTTTAGTGTGTACTAGTGGCCCGTTTTTCCCTCCCCATGTGCATCACTTTACACTGCTCAGTGTTAAACaacttttttccacttttctgcccaaactccTAACTTTTCCAGATCTATTTGCAATTGTATACTGTCCTCCTCTGTTGTTAATAACTTCACATAGTTTtgtttcatctgcaaatattgatgtttTACTGCGCAgcccttctaccaggtcattaataaatatactaaaaagaatagggcccaataaaTTTATAATGCTAGTCTATAGTTATAAGTTTAAGCCGGACAGTTAGTACACTGGTCTTGGTTAAATGCAAGTCTTGGGAGCTAATAATCTACAGATTACTGATATATAGTGGTAACTGCTGAGCTTTAATGCCCATAGTGATGTTGACTGTGGGAAAatcattttcttcatttttcccatttctttcagAGAGCAGTTGCAGGACAGAGAAGAAAAATTGAGGTCTGCAGTTCAACATGTTATAAAATGTGACTTTGAGAAAGAAAATATAATTGAACCGCTGGACCTACCACCAGCTGATTGTATTATCAGTGCTGGCCTTCTAGATGTTATCAGCAAAGACCATGATGATTACAGGAGAAATCTCAAGAAGTTCCCAAGGCTGCTGAAACCTAAAGGACACATCATATTAATGGGGATTACAGATGCAACATATTTTACAGTTGGGAAAGACAAGATGCATATTTTCAAATATGATGAGGATTTTGCCAAGAAAGCTCTAGTTGCAGAAGGCTTTGTTATTGATTGCTGTAAGGTTAGAGAGACAAAAGTTCTGAGTGACCTTTATGACTATAAGGGTGTCATATTCATTGCTGCTCACAAGAAGTAGAAACCTCAAATTAAGTCTGCCAGTTAATAgttcatatatagagatgagcgagcaccaaaatgctcgggtgctcattactcgagtcgaacttcccgcgatgctcgagggttcatttcgagtaacaaaccccattgaagtcaatgggcgacccgagcatttttgtatgggacctatgcttcgctaaggttttcatttatgaaaatctgggaaattcaagaaagtgatgggaacgacacagaaacggatagggcaggcgagaggctacatgttgggctgcatctcaagttcccaggtcccactattaagccacaatagcggcaagagtgagccaccccccccccaacaatttttacttctgaaaaaccctcattagcaaggcataccttagctaagcaccacactacctccaacaaagcacaatcactgcctgcatgacactccgctgccacttctcctgggtaacatgctgcccaaccacccatttcagtaatagtagctgtcaagacaggccccagtaacaattccaaagcagcagtatagggggagcacattattagttccatttcagtagtagtagcagtctagacaggccccagtaacatatcactagcagcagtatagggggagcacagtattagttccatttcagtagtagtagcagtctagacaggccccagtaacatatcactagcagcagtatagggggagcacagtattagttccatttcagtaatagtagcagtcaagacaggccccagtaacaattccaaagcagcagtatagggggagcacagtattagttccatttcagtagtagtagcagtctagggtattaatgagcgactactacccccagcagacacgcagtaaactgaacacggtcacaagcagcccaaagatttttttttccaatttttttgaaaaagcccactgcctatatagccagtatatctctttccctgtaccactgtccctgcctcaccagtactgcccctatactcagtaaaatgactgcagactgaggacgctatggtctgcacgcccgatatacaaaaaaaaaaaaaaatgtgcaaaactgctgaaagcagcctcaacagtactgcacacggtcagatgtggccctaagaaggaccgttggggttcttgaagacgaagataacagcctaacactctccctatagcagctacagcaggacggcactttccctaatgtctctcagcatgcatctgtggcgagccgcggccgcccccagtttatatactcgggtgtcacctgatctccccagccactcactgcaggggggtgggatagggctggaacttcacaggaggaagttgtaatgccttccctgtgtttctattggccagaaaacggcgcaaacttttctgggaagaaaatggaagtgactcgaacaccgcgtggtgctcgtctcgagtaacgagcatctcgaacaccctaatactcgaacgagcatcaagctcggacaagtacgctcgctcatctctattcatatatAAATCTTTAAAGTAGAATTTAATATTCAAACCAGGGCTTCCTGTATGATCTAACTCACCTACATAATTTTTAGATAATTATATTAATGTGGTTAAAGGTGTTTGTTATTTTCAAATCTGCAATACTTTAATTTAAACTTACAGTTTCATTAATGCAGCATGATGCCAGTGCTGCATAGCAAGAGTCCAATGTATTCATAAAAGGCAAATTTCCCCACCCTCCAGCAACTGATTGACAGCCTTCTGCCTTTTACTGTGCATAGGGAGAAAGCTATCAATCTGCAGTGGGAGATGCCTGCATATCATGAATACATCTGACTCCTGTTTTATAGTGGTGGCATCAAGCTGCTATGATTAAACTGTGAGTTTAACTAAACTACAGGATATTCAAAAATTACAGAATCACTGCTGGAATCAGAGTGTGTGACTACTTAATGATGCTCTCTGACAGAGCAGCATAAATGTAGTCATGGATTCCCCTTATAGGTAATTACAGGGAGCTTGGTGATGTACTTTTGAAAATTTGCCCTCTTCCTGGATCCTGAGGTACCTGCCACCGAAGTCTGCGCTGCGGACAAAAATACCCATCTCTCTGTCATATGCcctaacagcactatatgctAGTTTGTAGTGCTTTAGGCaggttacaggttccctttaatcaatTTCTTAGTTGGTTGttattaaaactttaaaaaaaaaacaactttatttgGACTGATAATAGCCCTGGGACCTCATATAATCATCTGGGACATCATGGGGTATGGTATGACTTCTGGCTTTTTGCTTTACATCAATATtctaataaaggtaaacattaaAGCTtgaagtgtgtgttttcctt
Coding sequences within it:
- the LOC136632486 gene encoding nicotinamide N-methyltransferase-like, with the translated sequence MDSSPCKLYNVDGFDSRLFLETYMSDKPEMVSGEETLIFPIENLTETFTAGHIEGEILIDLSLGPIIHHLYAACEFFKHTIVLKTRDRCIMELKRWLDTRTGAFHWGHATQLYVDIQGNREQLQDREEKLRSAVQHVIKCDFEKENIIEPLDLPPADCIISAGLLDVISKDHDDYRRNLKKFPRLLKPKGHIILMGITDATYFTVGKDKMHIFKYDEDFAKKALVAEGFVIDCCKVRETKVLSDLYDYKGVIFIAAHKK